The Oncorhynchus masou masou isolate Uvic2021 unplaced genomic scaffold, UVic_Omas_1.1 unplaced_scaffold_7___fragment_6___debris, whole genome shotgun sequence genome contains a region encoding:
- the LOC135538880 gene encoding zinc finger and BTB domain-containing protein 25-like gives MDVSSHSLFLLQQLNVQREFGFLCDCTVAIGNVYFKAHRAVLAAFSNYFKMIFIHQSSECIKIQPTDIQPDVFSYLLHIMYTGMGPKQPVDQGRLQEGIKFLHAYQLCRNPDEGSPDVGDLVRMSNLYGIQISSQLANKEGTEGPKGSAGARGGGGPEDGRSSTQAGRSHAAQFSMTVGMEGIPSSDRQPFSGLLRGVSSVASGDDSDISTRIKQERVEEGEGKEGHQVLGRVGSPTSPSAQGGSPCQGLLFKDGPLVLLCPRCGERCSSPEGLRKHLFSHAACSLDPSGLMEDLSQGGVGDPEGPEDKQQRGAPQDQLDAGCLEEALRQSQALANKLAAELSWSRGGIAIGTSPPPTTTSSTSHARKRKIACAVCSLRFAQKSQLQEHMYTHTGKPSRYHRYSRLCSQLIHASGHFCEGPPEGGVGVAASTTVMLTEESNREAQDNGSSCYSLDSEISQESVDAVTVE, from the exons ATGGACGTGTCCAGCCACAGCCTGTTCCTCCTGCAGCAGCTCAACGTCCAGAGGGAGTTCGGCTTCCTGTGTGACTGTACTGTCGCCATTGGCAACGTGTACTTCAAGGCCCACCGGGCCGTCCTGGCTGCCTTCTCCAACTACTTCAAGATGATCTTCATTCATCAGTCAAG CGAGTGCATTAAGATCCAGCCCACGGACATCCAGCCGGATGTGTTCAGCTACCTGCTCCACATCATGTACACTGGCATGGGCCCCAAGCAGCCAGTGGACCAGGGCCGCCTACAGGAGGGCATCAAGTTTCTCCATGCCTACCAGCTGTGCCGTAACCCCGACGAGGGTTCCCCCGATGTTGGCGACCTGGTCCGTATGTCCAATCTGTACGGTATTCAGATTTCATCCCAGTTGGCCAACAAAGAGGGTACTGAGGGCCCTAAAGGTAGTGCAGGGGCCCGAGGAGGAGGCGGCCCGGAGGACGGGCGTTCGTCCACCCAGGCGGGCCGCTCCCACGCCGCACAGTTCTCGATGACCGTGGGGATGGAGGGCATCCCCTCCTCGGACCGCCAGcccttctctggtctcctccgTGGCGTCTCCTCAGTGGCTTCTGGCGACGACTCAGACATCTCGACACGCATCAagcaggagagggtggaggaaggggagggaaaggagggccACCAGGTGCTGGGAAGGGTAGGGTCCCCAACATCTCCCTCAGCCCAGGGCGGCAGCCCCTGCCAGGGCCTCCTGTTCAAGGATGGCCCTCTGGTGCTGCTGTGCCCCCGCTGTGGCGAGCGCTGCTCCTCCCCCGAGGGGCTCCGCAAGCACCTGTTCAGCCATGCCGCCTGTTCCCTGGATCCCAGTGGACTAATGGAGGACCTCTCCCAGGGCGGGGTAGGGGACCCGGAAGGCCCTGAGGACAAGCAGCAACGTGGGGCCCCCCaggatcagctagatgcaggctgCTTGGAGGAGGCCCTGCGGCAGAGCCAGGCCCTAGCTAATAAGCTAGCTGCTGAGCTAAGTTGGAGCAGGGGCGGTATAGCCATTGGCACTAgtccaccccccaccaccacctccagtACCAGTCACGCACGAAAGCGCAAGATCGCTTGTGCTGTGTGCAGCTTGCGCTTTGCCCAGAAGAGCCAGCTGCAGGAGCACATGTATACTCACACGGGCAAGCCGTCACGCTACCACCGCTACAGCCGCCTCTGCAGCCAGCTCATCCACGCCTCCGGACACTTCTGCGAGGGTCCACCGGAGGGCGGCGTTGGGGTGGCAGCAAGCACCACAGTAATGTTGACGGAGGAGTCCAACAGGGAAGCTCAGGACAATGGCAGCTCCTGCTATTCGCTAGACTCTGAGATCTCACAAGAGAGCGTGGATGCCGTCACTGTGGAATGA